A single genomic interval of Shewanella psychropiezotolerans harbors:
- a CDS encoding type III secretion system chaperone family protein, with protein sequence MDIYKKILAELAVEQLNFDESNVCSFEIQQEKNPESAYFVVNIVRNTALMELAISVTTAAEIPAQISKELFTLLGVHAIGPLRGECGIGVYPGTEQLSVFTKISLADYRPGQIKENLAELLEKAQEWEDILLVDTHPDQEQDKAADASSCSWRNIRV encoded by the coding sequence TTGGATATTTATAAAAAAATACTGGCCGAATTGGCGGTTGAGCAGCTGAATTTTGATGAGAGCAATGTTTGCTCCTTTGAAATTCAGCAAGAAAAAAATCCAGAAAGTGCCTATTTTGTCGTCAATATCGTCCGTAACACGGCATTGATGGAGCTAGCGATCTCTGTTACGACTGCTGCAGAGATTCCGGCACAAATATCTAAAGAGCTCTTTACGTTATTAGGCGTACACGCTATTGGCCCTTTGCGCGGTGAATGCGGTATTGGTGTTTACCCCGGTACTGAACAACTATCTGTATTTACGAAAATTAGCTTAGCTGACTACCGTCCTGGGCAGATAAAAGAAAACCTAGCAGAACTGCTAGAAAAAGCGCAGGAATGGGAGGACATCTTGTTAGTTGATACCCACCCAGACCAAGAGCAGGACAAAGCGGCTGATGCATCTTCTTGCTCCTGGAGAAATATCAGAGTATAG
- the codB gene encoding cytosine permease gives MANDNNYSLGPVPISARKGMLSLTMVMLGLTFFSASMWTGGTLGTGLSFNDFMLAVLLGNLILGIYTSCLGYIGAKTGLSTHLLARYSFGTRGSWLPSLLLGGTQVGWFGVGVAMFAIPVHKATGLDTNLLIIISGLLMTATVYFGIAALMILSAIAVPAIALFGSFSALTAIESIGGLEGLNALIPNDPMPFSTALVLVVGSFISAGTLTADFVRFGKKPMGAVFITMIAFFIGNSLMFIFGAAGAAATGQSDISEVMIAQGLLIPAIIILGLNIWTTNDNALYASGLGFSNITGLPSRYLSIFNGIIGTLCALWLYNNFVGWLTFLSAAIPPIGGIIIADYLRNRDKYKDFSTAKFSNINWAAILGVAIGVAAGHLLPGIVPINAVFAGAISYLILDSLLTRFISHSDSTQEITNEQYK, from the coding sequence GTGGCAAACGATAATAATTACAGCTTAGGGCCAGTACCAATATCGGCAAGAAAGGGGATGCTCTCGCTAACCATGGTAATGCTGGGACTGACCTTCTTTTCGGCCAGCATGTGGACTGGCGGTACCTTAGGGACCGGACTATCCTTTAATGATTTTATGCTGGCAGTGCTATTAGGTAACCTCATCCTCGGCATTTATACCTCTTGCTTAGGATATATTGGCGCCAAGACGGGTCTTTCTACTCACCTACTGGCACGTTACTCTTTCGGTACTAGAGGCTCATGGTTACCTTCTTTACTGTTAGGCGGTACGCAAGTAGGTTGGTTTGGGGTCGGAGTGGCCATGTTCGCTATTCCGGTTCATAAAGCCACGGGCCTAGATACTAACCTACTGATCATCATCTCAGGCCTGTTAATGACCGCAACCGTTTACTTCGGCATTGCCGCCTTGATGATCTTATCCGCCATCGCGGTACCCGCCATCGCCCTATTCGGCAGCTTCTCTGCATTAACGGCAATTGAGAGTATTGGTGGACTCGAGGGATTAAATGCCCTCATTCCGAATGATCCTATGCCCTTCTCTACCGCATTAGTCTTGGTTGTTGGCTCATTTATCTCGGCCGGTACCCTCACTGCTGATTTCGTCCGTTTCGGCAAGAAACCCATGGGAGCAGTATTTATTACCATGATTGCCTTTTTTATCGGTAACTCATTAATGTTTATCTTCGGCGCAGCAGGCGCTGCGGCCACTGGCCAGTCCGATATTTCTGAGGTGATGATAGCCCAAGGCCTACTCATCCCGGCAATTATCATCTTAGGCTTAAACATCTGGACCACTAACGATAATGCCCTCTATGCTTCGGGTCTGGGATTTTCCAATATCACAGGCCTACCAAGCAGATACCTGTCTATATTCAACGGCATAATAGGTACACTTTGTGCACTTTGGCTGTATAACAATTTTGTGGGATGGTTGACCTTCCTGTCGGCTGCGATTCCCCCCATAGGCGGGATCATCATTGCCGATTACCTAAGAAATCGAGACAAATACAAAGATTTTTCAACAGCCAAATTTTCCAATATCAACTGGGCTGCTATCTTAGGTGTTGCAATTGGTGTCGCTGCCGGTCACCTTCTCCCCGGGATAGTCCCGATAAATGCCGTATTTGCTGGCGCAATAAGTTACCTTATTTTGGACTCGCTATTAACACGGTTCATTTCACATTCAGATTCAACACAAGAGATCACCAATGAACAGTACAAATAA
- the tnpB gene encoding IS66 family insertion sequence element accessory protein TnpB (TnpB, as the term is used for proteins encoded by IS66 family insertion elements, is considered an accessory protein, since TnpC, encoded by a neighboring gene, is a DDE family transposase.) — translation MRKQFDGLIVLAKHQLHASPMSGELFVFINRKQTMMKVLYFSRGGYCLWSKRLELGRFHHVEGDGDKINLTWTQLQCLIEGIN, via the coding sequence ATGCGCAAGCAGTTTGATGGCTTAATCGTATTAGCTAAGCACCAACTCCACGCTTCTCCCATGAGTGGTGAGCTGTTTGTGTTCATTAATCGCAAGCAGACCATGATGAAGGTGCTGTATTTTAGTCGCGGCGGCTACTGTTTATGGAGTAAGCGGCTTGAGTTAGGCCGCTTTCATCACGTAGAGGGTGACGGGGATAAAATCAATCTCACCTGGACTCAACTACAATGCCTCATCGAAGGCATTAATTGA
- the tnpC gene encoding IS66 family transposase, with the protein MKQPLQTVSLSQEIEQLNAQNSELSEKVLTLQQQLDWFKRQLFGRKSEKQLEDNPNQEVLFDRPDSGESGPEDKQQISYTRSAKKSTGNEVDDTGLRFDDTVPTKVIELKAPELEGDDAEQYEVIGYKETHRLAQQPGSYTILIYKRPVVRHKTEHCLSVQPAPDNVLDGCFADVSVIAGIMVDKGVYHLPLYRQHQRMLDSGVQVSRATLINWVKRGIELLTPIYRAQLKHILTSSTLAMDEVPMKAGRKAKGKMKQTYFWPIYGEDDEVAFTWSSSRGAQHAKAQLTGFSGVLLSDGYQAYTNVIKALNRDNEANIIHAACWAHTRRYFDKALLMEPELAKQALKQIAELYKIEKHIRDNLSYSDEILAYRQKWSEPIVNRFFKWLYDQRQRPEILPSNPLSKALSYALDRKTELKVFSSHPAVPIDTNHLERALRVIPMGRKNYLFCWTELGAEQLGMLQSLLVTCRLQGINPYTYLVDVLQRVSQHPASQVEELTPRVWKTKFADNPLTSDLMQTS; encoded by the coding sequence ATGAAGCAACCTCTACAGACAGTCTCGTTATCACAAGAAATTGAGCAGCTAAACGCTCAAAATTCTGAGCTGTCAGAAAAAGTGCTCACGCTGCAACAGCAACTCGACTGGTTTAAGCGCCAGTTGTTTGGCCGCAAGTCTGAAAAGCAGTTAGAGGATAATCCCAATCAAGAAGTCTTATTTGACCGCCCTGATTCTGGGGAGTCAGGGCCTGAAGATAAGCAACAGATATCCTATACCCGCTCAGCAAAAAAAAGCACCGGCAATGAAGTGGATGACACCGGCTTGCGCTTTGATGATACGGTGCCGACCAAGGTCATTGAACTTAAAGCGCCAGAGCTAGAAGGTGACGATGCTGAGCAGTATGAGGTTATCGGTTATAAAGAGACCCATCGCTTAGCTCAACAGCCGGGCAGCTACACCATTCTTATCTATAAGCGTCCCGTCGTCCGTCACAAAACCGAGCATTGCCTTAGCGTACAACCTGCACCCGATAACGTGCTCGACGGGTGTTTTGCTGATGTCTCTGTTATCGCCGGCATCATGGTCGACAAGGGAGTCTATCATTTACCCTTGTATCGCCAGCACCAAAGAATGCTTGATAGTGGGGTTCAAGTCAGCAGGGCTACCCTCATTAACTGGGTAAAACGGGGCATCGAACTGTTAACCCCTATCTACCGAGCTCAGCTAAAGCATATCCTCACCAGCTCTACACTGGCCATGGATGAGGTGCCGATGAAAGCGGGACGTAAAGCGAAAGGTAAGATGAAACAGACTTACTTTTGGCCCATCTACGGTGAAGATGATGAAGTCGCCTTCACCTGGTCATCAAGCCGTGGGGCTCAACATGCTAAGGCGCAGCTAACCGGGTTCTCTGGTGTACTGCTAAGTGATGGTTATCAGGCTTATACCAATGTGATAAAAGCACTTAATCGTGACAACGAAGCTAACATCATCCATGCCGCCTGCTGGGCTCATACCCGACGTTACTTCGATAAAGCTTTACTCATGGAGCCCGAACTCGCTAAGCAAGCCTTAAAGCAAATCGCCGAGCTCTACAAAATCGAAAAACACATCCGCGATAACTTAAGCTACAGCGATGAAATCCTCGCTTATCGGCAAAAGTGGAGTGAGCCTATCGTTAACCGCTTCTTCAAATGGCTCTATGACCAACGGCAACGCCCGGAGATTTTACCGAGCAACCCGTTAAGTAAGGCCCTCAGTTATGCACTTGATAGAAAAACAGAGCTTAAGGTCTTCTCGAGTCACCCTGCAGTGCCTATCGACACCAATCACTTGGAGCGTGCTTTGCGAGTCATACCGATGGGGCGTAAAAATTATCTGTTCTGCTGGACCGAACTGGGGGCGGAGCAGTTGGGGATGCTGCAAAGTTTACTGGTTACCTGTCGTCTGCAAGGGATTAATCCCTACACTTACCTCGTCGATGTCCTGCAACGCGTCAGTCAGCACCCAGCTTCACAAGTTGAAGAACTCACGCCACGAGTATGGAAGACTAAGTTTGCCGACAACCCACTCACATCAGACTTGATGCAGACTTCTTAG
- the hrpA gene encoding ATP-dependent RNA helicase HrpA, with protein sequence MGSDLSSQLHPLSNNYLKLCYQADASRIRRRLFRLNKEVDSDKKRANLDKLETQAVAAFEKVERRRQARPEITYPESLPISQKRDEIARAIAGNQVVIIAGETGSGKTTQLPKICLELGLGCRGLIAHTQPRRLAARSVASRIADELNSPLGEVVGFKVRFADAINQDSYIKLMTDGILLAELTNDKFLDQYDTIIIDEAHERSLNIDFILGYLKNVLNKRPDLKVIITSATIDLDKFSKHFNDAPIIQVSGRTYEVETRYRPLVRDAGDDLDLTEGIFEAVDELVAEGPGDILIFMNGEREIRDVADQLNRRQYRDTEILPLYARLSYGEQSKVFKSHIGRRIVLATNVAETSLTVPGIRYVIDPGTARISRYSYRTKVQRLPIEPISQASANQRQGRCGRVAAGICIRLFSEDDFNNRSEFTDPEILRTNLASVILKMLSVGLGDIEAFPFLQPPDPRYIRDGFLLLEELEAVKNSQGRLALTTLGKQLAHIPVDPRLARMVIAANTNGCLHEALVITSALSIQDPRERPMDKKQAADEVHKKHSDKDSDFVSFVNLWDHLKLQQKSLSSSQFRKQCKKEFLAYLRVREWQDLYAQMRQAVHDLKWRLNSEPADYELLHKSLLTGLLSHVGFKDKDNEYLGARNRKFFVFPGSPLARKGPKWIMAAELTETSRLFARCCAKIQPEWIEPLAEHLVKKNYLEPHFEAKQGSVVALENQILYGLTIVNRRKTQYGPVNPLEAREIFIRSALADGELRTNEAFFIKNRNLLKEVENLEHKSRRRDILVDEQVLVDFYEPRIPEGIYNAPKFFSWWKAESKKSPDLLDFEREQLMQRGDDHISALDFPDFWHQANLKLFLSYHFEPSAEDDGVAVHIPVALLNQIEDVDFDWQVPGLREEKCIALIRALPKSLRRNFVPAPDYANACMQAMKPFEMSFIDAMCKQLLRMSGVRVSIDDFDLSQLPKHLLMNYKVEDDKGKLVAQARDIEQLKASLQGQVTQAIRKVADSGIEKTELTQWSFGDLPQAFKQKKGNFEVKAFPALVDDKSSVSIKLFDDENEAARSHQLGLQRLLLINIPSPVKHLQKTLPNKAKLAMYFNPFGQIQILLDDILSASVQQLLDEKGLDVRCESDFERAKDWVRQELNSTAAKIALRVEEILTLYQKVKKRLKGKISLDIAFAMSDIKTQLDKLVFKGFVEACGWKRLPDMVRYLKAVDNRLDKLPVDPNRDRLHMHSIANVQQELEGQLAKVPRSAAIPEALLEARWMIEEYRVSCFAQVLGTAYPISEKRILNQIKQN encoded by the coding sequence ATGGGATCTGACTTGAGTTCGCAACTACATCCGCTATCTAACAATTATCTAAAACTGTGTTATCAGGCCGATGCCTCGAGGATCAGGCGTCGTCTCTTCAGGCTCAATAAAGAAGTTGATTCGGATAAGAAGCGGGCAAATCTGGACAAGCTCGAAACTCAGGCCGTTGCAGCATTCGAAAAGGTTGAGCGACGCCGTCAGGCCCGTCCCGAGATCACCTATCCCGAAAGCCTGCCTATTTCTCAGAAGCGAGATGAGATAGCCAGGGCGATTGCCGGTAATCAAGTGGTCATCATCGCGGGTGAAACCGGCTCGGGTAAGACGACTCAGCTGCCAAAAATCTGTCTGGAGTTAGGCTTAGGTTGTCGCGGCCTCATAGCCCATACCCAGCCTAGGCGTCTAGCGGCGCGGAGCGTTGCCAGTCGTATTGCCGATGAACTCAATAGTCCACTCGGTGAGGTGGTTGGCTTTAAAGTTCGCTTTGCCGATGCCATCAATCAAGATTCTTACATCAAGTTGATGACAGACGGTATCTTGCTGGCTGAGCTGACCAATGATAAGTTTCTCGACCAATATGACACCATCATCATAGATGAGGCCCATGAGCGAAGCCTGAATATCGATTTCATCTTAGGCTATCTCAAGAATGTATTGAACAAGCGCCCGGACTTGAAGGTGATCATCACCTCGGCAACGATAGATCTGGATAAATTTTCCAAACACTTCAACGATGCCCCTATTATTCAAGTTTCGGGTCGGACTTATGAGGTTGAGACTCGCTATCGACCCCTGGTGCGTGATGCGGGAGACGATCTGGATCTCACCGAAGGCATATTCGAAGCCGTCGATGAACTGGTTGCCGAAGGGCCCGGTGACATTCTGATCTTTATGAACGGTGAGCGTGAGATCCGTGATGTGGCGGATCAACTCAATCGCCGTCAGTACCGAGATACCGAGATCTTACCCCTCTATGCGCGCCTATCATACGGCGAGCAGTCTAAGGTGTTTAAGAGTCATATTGGCCGCAGAATAGTGCTGGCGACTAACGTTGCCGAGACATCGCTGACGGTCCCCGGTATTCGTTACGTCATCGATCCCGGCACTGCCAGGATCAGTCGTTATAGTTACCGCACTAAGGTGCAACGTCTGCCCATCGAGCCCATCTCACAAGCCAGCGCTAATCAGCGTCAGGGACGTTGTGGCCGTGTCGCTGCGGGTATTTGTATCCGTTTATTTAGCGAGGATGATTTCAATAACAGATCCGAGTTTACCGATCCTGAGATTTTAAGGACTAACCTTGCCTCGGTTATCCTCAAGATGCTCTCAGTAGGGCTTGGCGACATAGAAGCGTTTCCTTTCCTTCAGCCGCCGGACCCTAGGTATATCCGAGATGGATTCCTGTTACTGGAAGAGTTAGAAGCAGTAAAAAATTCACAAGGGCGTTTAGCCTTGACGACACTGGGCAAGCAACTTGCGCATATTCCCGTGGATCCGCGTCTGGCCCGTATGGTTATCGCGGCGAACACGAATGGCTGTCTTCATGAAGCCTTGGTGATCACCTCTGCATTGTCGATTCAAGATCCAAGGGAACGCCCCATGGACAAGAAGCAGGCGGCCGATGAGGTACACAAGAAGCACAGCGATAAGGACTCAGATTTTGTCTCCTTCGTTAATCTGTGGGATCACCTCAAATTGCAACAAAAATCCCTATCCAGTAGTCAGTTTAGAAAGCAGTGTAAGAAAGAGTTTCTTGCCTACCTGAGGGTGCGTGAGTGGCAAGATCTCTATGCCCAGATGAGACAAGCCGTGCATGATTTGAAGTGGCGTCTCAACAGCGAACCTGCCGATTATGAGCTACTGCACAAGTCTCTGCTCACGGGTCTATTGAGTCACGTGGGCTTTAAAGACAAAGATAATGAATATTTAGGGGCCCGTAACCGTAAATTCTTCGTGTTTCCAGGATCGCCTCTGGCTCGTAAAGGGCCTAAGTGGATTATGGCGGCTGAGCTCACCGAGACTTCACGTCTGTTTGCCCGCTGCTGCGCCAAAATTCAGCCTGAGTGGATAGAGCCTTTGGCTGAGCACTTGGTCAAGAAAAACTATCTTGAGCCACATTTTGAGGCGAAGCAGGGCAGTGTGGTGGCCCTTGAAAATCAAATACTCTATGGACTGACCATAGTTAACCGCCGCAAGACGCAATATGGCCCGGTTAATCCACTGGAGGCCCGTGAGATTTTTATTCGTAGCGCTTTGGCTGATGGAGAGCTGAGAACCAATGAAGCTTTCTTTATCAAGAACCGTAACTTGCTCAAAGAGGTTGAGAATCTAGAACATAAATCACGCCGCCGCGACATATTGGTGGATGAGCAGGTGTTGGTGGATTTTTATGAGCCCAGAATTCCCGAGGGAATTTATAACGCCCCTAAGTTCTTTAGCTGGTGGAAGGCTGAGAGCAAGAAATCCCCTGATCTATTAGATTTCGAACGTGAGCAATTGATGCAGCGAGGAGATGATCATATCTCGGCGTTGGATTTTCCCGATTTTTGGCATCAAGCTAACCTTAAGCTCTTCTTGAGTTATCATTTCGAGCCCTCCGCCGAGGATGATGGCGTGGCCGTGCATATTCCTGTCGCACTGCTCAATCAGATAGAAGATGTCGATTTCGATTGGCAGGTCCCCGGACTGAGAGAGGAAAAGTGCATCGCCCTGATACGCGCTCTGCCTAAGAGTCTCAGGCGTAATTTTGTTCCTGCACCGGATTATGCTAATGCCTGTATGCAGGCGATGAAGCCCTTCGAGATGAGTTTCATCGATGCCATGTGCAAGCAATTGCTGCGCATGAGTGGCGTTCGTGTCAGCATCGATGACTTCGATCTCAGCCAACTACCCAAACATCTATTGATGAATTACAAGGTGGAGGATGACAAGGGCAAGTTAGTGGCTCAAGCTCGAGATATTGAGCAACTTAAAGCTAGCCTTCAGGGCCAGGTGACTCAGGCTATTCGCAAGGTAGCCGATTCAGGTATCGAAAAAACTGAGTTAACTCAGTGGTCCTTCGGCGACTTGCCACAGGCGTTTAAACAGAAGAAAGGTAACTTCGAGGTCAAGGCGTTTCCTGCATTGGTGGACGATAAATCCAGTGTTTCTATCAAATTATTTGATGATGAAAATGAGGCGGCTCGCTCCCATCAACTGGGCCTGCAACGCTTATTGTTAATCAATATTCCATCACCTGTGAAGCATCTGCAGAAGACCTTGCCGAACAAGGCTAAGCTGGCCATGTATTTTAACCCCTTCGGTCAAATACAGATCTTGTTGGATGATATTTTATCGGCGTCTGTGCAGCAGTTACTCGATGAGAAAGGGCTGGATGTTCGCTGTGAGTCCGACTTTGAACGGGCTAAAGATTGGGTGAGACAAGAGCTGAACTCAACGGCTGCTAAAATTGCCCTCAGAGTCGAAGAGATACTGACGCTTTATCAAAAAGTGAAGAAGCGATTGAAGGGTAAAATAAGTCTGGATATTGCCTTCGCCATGAGTGATATCAAGACTCAGCTGGATAAACTCGTGTTCAAAGGCTTTGTCGAGGCTTGTGGTTGGAAACGTTTACCCGACATGGTGAGGTATCTTAAAGCCGTCGATAATCGCTTAGACAAGTTGCCTGTCGATCCCAATCGTGACCGCTTGCACATGCACAGCATTGCTAATGTGCAGCAGGAGTTGGAGGGTCAGTTAGCTAAAGTGCCGAGATCTGCGGCTATCCCCGAGGCCTTGTTAGAAGCAAGGTGGATGATAGAGGAGTATCGTGTCTCCTGTTTTGCACAGGTATTGGGCACGGCTTATCCTATCTCTGAAAAACGTATTTTGAACCAAATCAAGCAAAATTAA
- a CDS encoding cytosine deaminase codes for MNSTNNMLINNVLLEGKDGLHQIVIENGEFTSFTAMSEAIKANDQSVKVIDGEGGMAIAPFCEPHVHLDTTQTAGEPSWNISGTLFEGIERWSERKKTLSIQDVKTRAKQTLKWQIANGIQHVRTHVDVSDPTLIALRAMLEVKEEMKAWVDIQIVAFPQEGILSYPNGKALMEEAVKLGADVIGAIPHFEFTREYGIESLHFVFELAQKYDRLIDVHCDEIDDEQSRFVETLAALAHKFDMGHRVTASHTTAMHSYNGAYASRLFRLLKMSGINFIANPLVNIHLQGRFDDYPKRRGITRVKEMLAADINVCFGHDDIFDPWYPLGTANMLQVLHMGLHVCQIMGYEQINQSLALISHNSARTLDILSRYGIEEGKPASLLILPADNGFDAVRRQVPVQYSIRHGRLLSQTQLATTEIHLAETETVTFKR; via the coding sequence ATGAACAGTACAAATAACATGCTGATTAACAATGTCCTTCTCGAGGGTAAAGATGGCCTCCATCAAATCGTCATTGAAAATGGTGAGTTTACCTCCTTCACTGCCATGTCAGAGGCCATCAAAGCAAATGATCAGTCCGTTAAGGTGATTGATGGTGAAGGCGGAATGGCCATCGCCCCCTTCTGCGAACCCCATGTTCATCTCGATACCACTCAAACTGCGGGAGAGCCGAGTTGGAATATATCCGGCACCTTATTTGAAGGCATAGAACGTTGGTCTGAACGCAAGAAGACCTTGTCTATCCAAGATGTGAAAACACGGGCTAAGCAGACATTAAAATGGCAAATAGCTAACGGTATACAGCATGTTCGTACCCATGTGGATGTATCGGATCCTACGCTTATTGCACTCAGGGCCATGCTCGAAGTGAAAGAGGAGATGAAGGCTTGGGTCGATATTCAAATTGTCGCCTTTCCCCAGGAAGGAATCCTCTCCTACCCCAACGGTAAGGCGCTTATGGAAGAAGCCGTCAAACTAGGCGCCGATGTCATTGGCGCCATCCCCCATTTCGAGTTTACCCGGGAATATGGCATCGAATCTCTGCACTTCGTGTTTGAGCTAGCGCAAAAATATGATCGCCTCATCGATGTGCATTGTGACGAGATAGACGATGAACAGTCTCGTTTCGTGGAAACACTTGCAGCCTTAGCCCATAAGTTTGATATGGGCCACAGAGTCACGGCCAGCCACACCACAGCCATGCACTCCTATAACGGCGCTTATGCATCGCGGCTTTTCAGGCTGCTGAAAATGTCTGGTATTAATTTCATCGCCAACCCATTGGTAAATATTCATCTTCAGGGGCGCTTCGATGACTATCCTAAACGCCGTGGGATCACTCGGGTCAAGGAGATGTTGGCCGCCGACATCAATGTCTGTTTTGGTCACGACGATATCTTCGATCCCTGGTATCCGCTGGGTACGGCCAACATGTTGCAGGTGCTGCATATGGGATTGCATGTGTGTCAAATCATGGGCTATGAGCAGATAAACCAGTCTCTGGCTTTAATCAGTCATAATTCGGCCCGTACCCTGGATATTCTGTCTCGATATGGTATCGAAGAAGGCAAGCCTGCAAGTCTGCTTATCTTACCCGCAGACAATGGTTTCGATGCCGTTCGACGTCAAGTTCCGGTGCAATATTCAATTCGTCACGGAAGATTGCTGTCACAGACTCAATTAGCGACGACAGAGATCCATTTAGCGGAAACAGAGACCGTGACCTTTAAGCGATAG
- a CDS encoding chaperone NapD — MSLPEAHISSLIVQVSPEHIDETKKRIEAFDEAEIYGVSEVGKIVVVLETQAEGFITDVIEKINNMPGVLGASMVYHQIDSGTDTDTNTNTNTNKNNLAPDDGYSVSEEQV, encoded by the coding sequence ATGTCGTTACCTGAGGCGCACATCTCAAGCCTAATTGTCCAGGTTAGCCCTGAACATATAGATGAAACTAAAAAAAGAATTGAAGCGTTTGATGAAGCCGAAATTTATGGCGTTAGTGAAGTCGGAAAAATCGTTGTAGTCCTAGAGACTCAAGCAGAAGGCTTTATTACCGATGTTATTGAAAAAATAAATAATATGCCAGGCGTGCTTGGTGCCAGTATGGTTTATCACCAAATTGATAGTGGAACCGACACCGATACCAATACCAATACCAATACCAATAAAAATAACCTAGCCCCTGATGATGGCTATAGTGTTAGCGAGGAACAAGTATGA
- the tnpA gene encoding IS66 family insertion sequence element accessory protein TnpA: protein MATLRVNLILRMLMAKPHLIDAQKSTLLDKWCTTPLSMQDFCHQENISTSSFNRWRQQLTVPPEIQATEADWIELEPSKQDKLPVLPDPKPNWNIELVLPGDVILRYATDAAAKSGLTHLAVCQTRGHAQAV, encoded by the coding sequence GTGGCTACTCTCAGGGTAAACCTAATACTGAGAATGCTCATGGCTAAACCTCATCTCATCGATGCTCAAAAATCTACCCTCCTGGACAAGTGGTGCACAACGCCTTTATCTATGCAGGACTTCTGTCATCAGGAGAACATTTCAACTTCTTCTTTTAATCGTTGGCGCCAGCAGTTAACGGTTCCTCCAGAAATACAGGCTACCGAAGCCGACTGGATAGAGCTTGAACCCTCTAAGCAAGATAAGCTTCCGGTGTTGCCAGACCCAAAGCCAAACTGGAATATTGAGCTTGTGCTCCCTGGTGATGTCATTTTACGATACGCTACTGATGCTGCTGCCAAGTCCGGACTTACGCATTTGGCTGTATGCCAAACCCGTGGACATGCGCAAGCAGTTTGA